Proteins encoded together in one Vigna angularis cultivar LongXiaoDou No.4 chromosome 5, ASM1680809v1, whole genome shotgun sequence window:
- the LOC108340220 gene encoding transcription termination factor MTERF2, chloroplastic isoform X1: MFVSCQKYNPYFPCSSFPLHNPTTTCTIFNCQNPKEHHSILRKHNSKSTAYLLQHLALKDGVPISTSIPKPSELLDPMPHDEKVKVLELSLVRKRTPQFPGSIYAQSPGDPDVGSSLPPIRTLFQSGVDFDDKYEKEEEEEEMIMRALEIRRKVTEEVFKEAMRKGKFGITYSTNLIGRLSGFLDHIMIEAANLKRLPGFSNSSFNLRAKTVIDDSKVVPLIRWLKHNALSYPRIAKVILMSRGKPEAIRSFVMWLKSVRVKGEFLGVVMLKAGDNILQRRHEELDEIVQYLESNGVRRDWIGYVISRCPQLLSYSLEEVKIRAHFFLDMGLNEKDFGTMVFDFPKVLGYYSLEEMNEKVNYLKEFGLQLEDVGKLLAFRPQLMACSIEEHWKPLVKYLYYYGITRDGMKRMLIIKPMVFCANLEKTIVPKVKFFEDIGVHNEGIGSMLVKFPPLLTYSLHKKIRPVVIFLMTKAGVTEKDIGKVMALGPELLGCNIVHKLDVNVKYFLSLGIRLRQLGEMIADFPLLLRYNPDVLRPKYIYLRKSMVRPLEDVIEFPRFFSYSLEGRIIPRHKVLVENHINIKLRYMLASTDEEFRKMVKGLIGKRRRFESAVTNEGTTHPQSVITEDISTPQA, translated from the exons ATGTTTGTTTCTTGTCAAAAATACAACCCCTACTTTCCCTGTTCCTCGTTTCCACTGCACAACCCAACAACAACATGCACCATTTTCAATTGCCAAAACCCAAAGGAGCATCACTCCATTCTCCGGAAGCACAATTCCAAATCCACTGCCTATCTCCTTCAGCATCTCGCTCTCAAAGATGGGGTACCCATTTCCACTTCCATTCCCAAACCCAGCGAGCTTCTAGACCCAATGCCCCACGATGAGAAAGTGAAGGTTTTGGAGCTTTCCCTCGTCAGAAAAAGGACCCCTCAGTTTCCCGGTTCCATCTACGCTCAATCTCCCGGCGACCCTGACGTGGGTTCTTCTCTGCCCCCTATCCGCACTCTCTTTCAATCAGGTGTGGACTTTGATGATAAATATgagaaggaagaggaggaggaggagatgATTATGCGCGCTCTCGAGATTCGAAGAAAGGTCACCGAAGAGGTTTTCAAAGAAGCCATGCGGAAGGGAAAGTTTGGAATCACCTACTCTACTAATTTGATTGGCAGGTTATCCGGTTTTCTGGATCATATCATGATTGAAGCTGCTaacttgaaaagattgcccgGGTTTTCAAACTCCTCCTTCAATTTACGCGCCAAAACTGTTATTGACGACTCTAAAGTTGTGCCACTTATTAG ATGGTTGAAGCACAATGCACTGTCATATCCTCGGATAGCGAAGGTCATTTTGATGTCAAGAGGAAAACCTGAGGCCATACGAAGTTTTGTCATGTGGTTGAAATCGGTACGTGTGAAAGGTGAGTTTCTCGGTGTTGTAATGTTGAAGGCCGGAGATAATATTTTGCAGCGCAGACATGAGGAGCTGGATGAGATTGTTCAATATTTGGAGTCCAATGGAGTTAGGAGGGATTGGATAGGTTATGTCATTAGTCGTTGTCCTCAGTTATTGTCTTACAGCTTAGAAGAAGTGAAGATTCGTGCTCATTTCTTCCTAGACATGGGTTTAAATGAGAAGGATTTTGGGACAATGGTTTTTGATTTTCCTAAAGTTCTTGGTTACTATTCTCTGGAAGAAATGAATGAAAAG GTTAATTACTTAAAAGAATTTGGGCTTCAACTTGAGGATGTGGGCAAATTGCTTGCATTTAGGCCACAATTGATGGCGTGTAGTATCGAGGAACATTGGAAGCCTCTTGTAAAGTATCTGTATTATTATGGGATCACTCGAGATGGCATGAAGAGGATGCTTATCATTAAACCAATGGTGTTTTGTGCTAACTTGGAGAAGACTATTGTTCCAAAG GTAAAATTTTTTGAGGACATAGGGGTTCACAATGAAGGGATTGGCAGCATGCTTGTGAAGTTTCCACCTCTACTCACTTACAGCCTGCACAAGAAAATTAGACCAGTG GTTATATTCTTGATGACCAAAGCTGGAGTCACGGAGAAAGATATTGGCAAGGTTATGGCTCTTGGACCTGAGCTCTTGGGATGCAATATAGTACATAAGCTTGAtgtgaatgtaaaatattttttatctcttgGCATACGTCTTCGGCAATTGGGTGAGATGATTGCTGATTTCCCGTTGCTCCTCCGATACAATCCAGATGTCCTTCGTCCCAAGTATATTTATCTGCGAAAATCCATGGTCAGGCCTTTGGAAGATGTCATTGAGTTTCCAAG GTTTTTCAGTTATTCTCTTGAGGGTCGAATTATCCCAAGGCACAAGGTTCTAGTGGAGAACCATATTAATATTAAGCTGAGATATATGTTGGCTAGCACTGACGAAGAATTCCGCAAAATGGTTAAGGGCTTGATTGGAAAGCGCAGAAGATTTGAATCTGCTGTCACAAATGAGGGTACTACCCATCCCCAATCTGTTATCACTGAAGATATTTCTACACCTCAGGCATAA
- the LOC108340220 gene encoding transcription termination factor MTERF2, chloroplastic isoform X3 → MFVSCQKYNPYFPCSSFPLHNPTTTCTIFNCQNPKEHHSILRKHNSKSTAYLLQHLALKDGVPISTSIPKPSELLDPMPHDEKVKVLELSLVRKRTPQFPGSIYAQSPGDPDVGSSLPPIRTLFQSGVDFDDKYEKEEEEEEMIMRALEIRRKVTEEVFKEAMRKGKFGITYSTNLIGRLSGFLDHIMIEAANLKRLPGFSNSSFNLRAKTVIDDSKVVPLIRWLKHNALSYPRIAKVILMSRGKPEAIRSFVMWLKSVRVKGEFLGVVMLKAGDNILQRRHEELDEIVQYLESNGVRRDWIGYVISRCPQLLSYSLEEVKIRAHFFLDMGLNEKDFGTMVFDFPKVLGYYSLEEMNEKVNYLKEFGLQLEDVGKLLAFRPQLMACSIEEHWKPLVKYLYYYGITRDGMKRMLIIKPMVFCANLEKTIVPKVKFFEDIGVHNEGIGSMLVKFPPLLTYSLHKKIRPVVCSFLQQPCYILDDQSWSHGERYWQGYGSWT, encoded by the exons ATGTTTGTTTCTTGTCAAAAATACAACCCCTACTTTCCCTGTTCCTCGTTTCCACTGCACAACCCAACAACAACATGCACCATTTTCAATTGCCAAAACCCAAAGGAGCATCACTCCATTCTCCGGAAGCACAATTCCAAATCCACTGCCTATCTCCTTCAGCATCTCGCTCTCAAAGATGGGGTACCCATTTCCACTTCCATTCCCAAACCCAGCGAGCTTCTAGACCCAATGCCCCACGATGAGAAAGTGAAGGTTTTGGAGCTTTCCCTCGTCAGAAAAAGGACCCCTCAGTTTCCCGGTTCCATCTACGCTCAATCTCCCGGCGACCCTGACGTGGGTTCTTCTCTGCCCCCTATCCGCACTCTCTTTCAATCAGGTGTGGACTTTGATGATAAATATgagaaggaagaggaggaggaggagatgATTATGCGCGCTCTCGAGATTCGAAGAAAGGTCACCGAAGAGGTTTTCAAAGAAGCCATGCGGAAGGGAAAGTTTGGAATCACCTACTCTACTAATTTGATTGGCAGGTTATCCGGTTTTCTGGATCATATCATGATTGAAGCTGCTaacttgaaaagattgcccgGGTTTTCAAACTCCTCCTTCAATTTACGCGCCAAAACTGTTATTGACGACTCTAAAGTTGTGCCACTTATTAG ATGGTTGAAGCACAATGCACTGTCATATCCTCGGATAGCGAAGGTCATTTTGATGTCAAGAGGAAAACCTGAGGCCATACGAAGTTTTGTCATGTGGTTGAAATCGGTACGTGTGAAAGGTGAGTTTCTCGGTGTTGTAATGTTGAAGGCCGGAGATAATATTTTGCAGCGCAGACATGAGGAGCTGGATGAGATTGTTCAATATTTGGAGTCCAATGGAGTTAGGAGGGATTGGATAGGTTATGTCATTAGTCGTTGTCCTCAGTTATTGTCTTACAGCTTAGAAGAAGTGAAGATTCGTGCTCATTTCTTCCTAGACATGGGTTTAAATGAGAAGGATTTTGGGACAATGGTTTTTGATTTTCCTAAAGTTCTTGGTTACTATTCTCTGGAAGAAATGAATGAAAAG GTTAATTACTTAAAAGAATTTGGGCTTCAACTTGAGGATGTGGGCAAATTGCTTGCATTTAGGCCACAATTGATGGCGTGTAGTATCGAGGAACATTGGAAGCCTCTTGTAAAGTATCTGTATTATTATGGGATCACTCGAGATGGCATGAAGAGGATGCTTATCATTAAACCAATGGTGTTTTGTGCTAACTTGGAGAAGACTATTGTTCCAAAG GTAAAATTTTTTGAGGACATAGGGGTTCACAATGAAGGGATTGGCAGCATGCTTGTGAAGTTTCCACCTCTACTCACTTACAGCCTGCACAAGAAAATTAGACCAGTGGTTTGTTCTTTTCTTCAGCAACCAT GTTATATTCTTGATGACCAAAGCTGGAGTCACGGAGAAAGATATTGGCAAGGTTATGGCTCTTGGACCTGA
- the LOC108340221 gene encoding phenylalanine--tRNA ligase alpha subunit, cytoplasmic encodes MAEEAVLGYLEKNEEITDSGEFAAERGIDHNEIVNVIKSLHGFRYVDAQDIKREAWVLTDEGKTYATVGSPEVQLFLAIPPEGISKEDLQKKLDPSLFKIGCAQAAKNKWVDMGKQLISRKVQHVDDKVKDLLIQIQQGRNIGSDEIKALKARKLIVPQTWKGYSLKKGPNYAPKRKKVVTDLTRDNFQSGEWKELEFKEYNYSAKGQPLEGGNLHPLLKVRSQLKQIFLCMGFEEMPTNNFVESSFWNFDALFQPQQHPARDSHDTFFLETPSTTKELPEDYVLRVKQVHESGGYGSRGYTYDWKREEANKNLLRTHTTAVSSRMLYQLAQKPFAPKKYFSIDRVFRNEAVDRTHLAEFHQIEGLVCDRGLTLSDLIGVLHDFFSRLGMTKLKFKPAYNPYTEPSMEIFSYHEGFKKWVEVGNSGMFRPEMLQPMGLPEDVQVIAWGLSLERPTMILYGIDNIRDLFGHKVDLGLIKKNPICRLGID; translated from the exons ATGGCGGAAGAAGCAGTTCTGGGCTATCTAGAGAAGAACGAGGAAATTACAGACTCGGGTGAGTTCGCAGCTGAACGCGGCATTGACCATAACGAGATCGTGAACGTGATTAAGAGCCTGCACGGTTTCAGATACGTGGATGCGCAAGACATTAAGAGAGAGGCATGGGTGCTAACTGATGAGGGTAAAACCTATGCCACTGTGGGATCACCGGAAGTTCAACTCTTTCTGGCCATTCCCCCGGAGGGTATCTCTAAAGAAGACCTTCAG AAAAAGTTGGATCCTTCGCTCTTCAAGATAGGTTGTGCCCAGGCTGCAAAGAACAAATGGGTGGATATGGGAAAACAATTGATTTCTAGAAAG GTTCAACATGTGGATGACAAGGTCAAAGATCTTCTTATTCAAATACAACAAGGGCGG AACATTGGTTCAGATGAGATCAAAGCACTCAAAGCAAGAAAGCTCATTGTCCCaca AACGTGGAAGGGTTACTCCTTGAAAAAAGGTCCAAATTATGCACCCAAAAGAAAGAAGGTCGTCACTGACCTGACTCGTGATAATTTTCAgag TGGTGAGTGGAAGGAACTAGAGTTCAAGGAGTACAATTATAGTGCTAAAGGTCAGCCTCTTGAGGGTGGCAATCTTCATCCATTGCTGAAG GTACGATCTCAGTTGAAACAGATTTTCCTCTGCATGGG GTTTGAGGAGATGCCAACAAATAATTTTGTTGAGAGCAG CTTCTGGAACTTTGATGCCCTGTTCCAGCCCCAACAACACCCAGCTCGTGATTCACATGATACGTTCTTTTTGGAAA CTCCTTCAACAACAAAGGAATTGCCAGAAGATTATGTTCTGAGAGTGAAGCAAGTTCATGAATCTGGTGGTTATGGGTCTAGAGG ATATACATATGACTGGAAGAGAGAGGAAGCAAATAAAAACCTCCTGCGAACCCATACAACTGCTGTTTCCTCCAGGATGCTTTACCAACTAGCACAG AAACCATTTGCCCCCAAAAAATATTTCTCTATCGATCGTGTATTCAGAAATGAAGCAGTTGATCGGACACATCTTGCGGAATTCCACCAAATAGAAG GTCTTGTATGTGATCGGGGACTCACTCTGTCCGACTTAATAGGAGTCCTGCATGATTTTTTCTCACGCTTAG GCATGACCAAACTGAAGTTCAAACCAGCTTACAATCCATACACTGAACCTAGCATGGAGATCTTTAG TTATCATGAAGGTTTTAAAAAATGGGTAGAGGTGGGAAACTCCGGCATGTTCAGACCTGAAATGTTGCAGCCGATGGGACTTCCTGAAGATGTCCAAGTTATTGCGTGGGGGCTTTCCCTTGAAAG GCCAACGATGATACTATACGGGATCGATAACATCAGAGATCTCTTCGGACACAAG GTGGATCTTGGGCTCATAAAGAAAAATCCTATATGTCGTCTTGGAATTGATTAA
- the LOC108340223 gene encoding uncharacterized protein LOC108340223 isoform X1 yields the protein MASAVRVASRSFANRSGIFVQSSTTQFVFSSSSLTRIPRALRVLSVVRSVESFMPLHSAIANARLTSNIALDSSCWSLLSRGLEKTL from the exons ATGGCTTCCGCGGTAAGGGTCGCGTCAAGATCCTTCGCTAATCGTTCCGGAATCTTCGTCCAGAGCTCAACGACGCAGTTTGTGTTTTCTTCGTCTTCCTTAACACGCATCCCTCGAGCTTTAAG GGTTTTGTCGGTTGTGAGAAGCGTTGAGTCGTTCATGCCTCTTCACAGTGCTATCGCGAACGCTAGGCTCACGTCCAATATCGCCCTGGATTCCTCCTGCTGGAGCTTGCTTTCTCGAG GACTTGAAAAAACATTGTGA
- the LOC108340223 gene encoding uncharacterized protein LOC108340223 isoform X2, producing MASAVRVASRSFANRSGIFVQSSTTQFVFSSSSLTRIPRALRVLSVVRSVESFMPLHSAIANARLTSNIALDSSCWSLLSRDFAVPR from the exons ATGGCTTCCGCGGTAAGGGTCGCGTCAAGATCCTTCGCTAATCGTTCCGGAATCTTCGTCCAGAGCTCAACGACGCAGTTTGTGTTTTCTTCGTCTTCCTTAACACGCATCCCTCGAGCTTTAAG GGTTTTGTCGGTTGTGAGAAGCGTTGAGTCGTTCATGCCTCTTCACAGTGCTATCGCGAACGCTAGGCTCACGTCCAATATCGCCCTGGATTCCTCCTGCTGGAGCTTGCTTTCTCGAG ACTTTGCAGTTCCTCGGTGA
- the LOC108340222 gene encoding uncharacterized protein At1g01500, with amino-acid sequence MENSSKANGNGSTEDGYSIARHSYQPSLKGSLPWLDIKVFYVRVCKCELDDSTPGFLTLNHVPLNPDTLLEVNGVRTSIYSDGMSTLLKRDRVDRKSEEVTFVSTDSIRMSGSVKFEVFDRDVLLLSGVLELWNTNGVVRESYNGQRWSMNCESYIIPGTSFFKGKQLPSPDSNLPSIEVYITGSFLGTPIILTKSLQLSQKKHAKKGVLDVIPEHEASENGKDHSSTLAFEAPDYLCDKYEDEDYNSLYSRTTYADGEDGELSWFNAGVRVGVGIGLSVCLGIGIGVGLLVKTYQGTTSHFRRRLF; translated from the exons ATGGAGAATTCTTCTAAGGCGAACGGAAATGGATCAACTGAGGATGGATACTCTATTGCGAGGCACTCTTATCAACCCTCCTTGAAGGGGTCATTACCTTGGCTGGACATAAAGGTATTCTATGTAAGAGTGTGCAAGTGTGAGCTTGATGATTCCACTCCTGGGTTTCTTACATTGAACCATGTTCCTTTGAATCCCGACACTCTTCTTGAAGTTAATGGTGTTCGAACTAGCATATATTCTGATGGGATGTCAACACTTCTCAAAAGAGACAGGGTAGATAGAAAATCTGAAGAAGTGACTTTTGTAAGCACCGATAGCATAAGGATGAGTGGGAGTGTGAAGTTTGAAGTGTTTGATAGAGATGTTCTGCTGCTCTCTGGTGTCTTGGAATTATGGAATACCAATGGTGTTGTTAGGGAAAGTTATAATGGACAAAGGTGGAGCATGAACTGTGAGTCATACATAATTCCAGGCACTAGCTTCTTTAAGGGAAAACAATTGCCATCACCAGACTCAAATCTCCCATCAATTGAGGTCTACATTACAGGCTCCTTCTTGGGTACTCCAATTATCTTAACAAAATCCTTGCAGCTTTCTCAGAAAAAGCATGCAAAGAAGGGGGTGTTGGATGTAATTCCAGAGCATGAGGCCAGTGAAAATGGGAAGGATCATTCTTCTACACTTGCTTTTGAG GCTCCAGATTACCTTTGCGACAAATATGAAGATGAAGATTATAACAGCCTCTACTCAAGAACAACATATGCTGATGGTGAAGATGGAGAGCTTTCTTGGTTCAATGCTGGTGTTAGGGTCGGTGTTGGTATTGGACTTAGTGTTTGTCTTGGCATTGGCATTGGAGTTGGCCTTCTTGTTAAAACCTACCAAGGCACCACTAGCCACTTTAGAAGACGGTTGTTCTGA
- the LOC108340220 gene encoding transcription termination factor MTERF2, chloroplastic isoform X2 gives MFVSCQKYNPYFPCSSFPLHNPTTTCTIFNCQNPKEHHSILRKHNSKSTAYLLQHLALKDGVPISTSIPKPSELLDPMPHDEKVKVLELSLVRKRTPQFPGSIYAQSPGDPDVGSSLPPIRTLFQSGVDFDDKYEKEEEEEEMIMRALEIRRKVTEEVFKEAMRKGKFGITYSTNLIGRLSGFLDHIMIEAANLKRLPGFSNSSFNLRAKTVIDDSKVVPLIRWLKHNALSYPRIAKVILMSRGKPEAIRSFVMWLKSVRVKGEFLGVVMLKAGDNILQRRHEELDEIVQYLESNGVRRDWIGYVISRCPQLLSYSLEEVKIRAHFFLDMGLNEKDFGTMVFDFPKVLGYYSLEEMNEKVNYLKEFGLQLEDVGKLLAFRPQLMACSIEEHWKPLVKYLYYYGITRDGMKRMLIIKPMVFCANLEKTIVPKVKFFEDIGVHNEGIGSMLVKFPPLLTYSLHKKIRPVVIFLMTKAGVTEKDIGKVMALGPELLGCNIVHKLDVNVKYFLSLGIRLRQLGEMIADFPLLLRYNPDVLRPKYIYLRKSMVRPLEDVIEFPRFFSYSLEGRIIPRHKVLVENHINIKLRYMLASTDEEFRKMVKGLIGKRRRFESAVTNEEKC, from the exons ATGTTTGTTTCTTGTCAAAAATACAACCCCTACTTTCCCTGTTCCTCGTTTCCACTGCACAACCCAACAACAACATGCACCATTTTCAATTGCCAAAACCCAAAGGAGCATCACTCCATTCTCCGGAAGCACAATTCCAAATCCACTGCCTATCTCCTTCAGCATCTCGCTCTCAAAGATGGGGTACCCATTTCCACTTCCATTCCCAAACCCAGCGAGCTTCTAGACCCAATGCCCCACGATGAGAAAGTGAAGGTTTTGGAGCTTTCCCTCGTCAGAAAAAGGACCCCTCAGTTTCCCGGTTCCATCTACGCTCAATCTCCCGGCGACCCTGACGTGGGTTCTTCTCTGCCCCCTATCCGCACTCTCTTTCAATCAGGTGTGGACTTTGATGATAAATATgagaaggaagaggaggaggaggagatgATTATGCGCGCTCTCGAGATTCGAAGAAAGGTCACCGAAGAGGTTTTCAAAGAAGCCATGCGGAAGGGAAAGTTTGGAATCACCTACTCTACTAATTTGATTGGCAGGTTATCCGGTTTTCTGGATCATATCATGATTGAAGCTGCTaacttgaaaagattgcccgGGTTTTCAAACTCCTCCTTCAATTTACGCGCCAAAACTGTTATTGACGACTCTAAAGTTGTGCCACTTATTAG ATGGTTGAAGCACAATGCACTGTCATATCCTCGGATAGCGAAGGTCATTTTGATGTCAAGAGGAAAACCTGAGGCCATACGAAGTTTTGTCATGTGGTTGAAATCGGTACGTGTGAAAGGTGAGTTTCTCGGTGTTGTAATGTTGAAGGCCGGAGATAATATTTTGCAGCGCAGACATGAGGAGCTGGATGAGATTGTTCAATATTTGGAGTCCAATGGAGTTAGGAGGGATTGGATAGGTTATGTCATTAGTCGTTGTCCTCAGTTATTGTCTTACAGCTTAGAAGAAGTGAAGATTCGTGCTCATTTCTTCCTAGACATGGGTTTAAATGAGAAGGATTTTGGGACAATGGTTTTTGATTTTCCTAAAGTTCTTGGTTACTATTCTCTGGAAGAAATGAATGAAAAG GTTAATTACTTAAAAGAATTTGGGCTTCAACTTGAGGATGTGGGCAAATTGCTTGCATTTAGGCCACAATTGATGGCGTGTAGTATCGAGGAACATTGGAAGCCTCTTGTAAAGTATCTGTATTATTATGGGATCACTCGAGATGGCATGAAGAGGATGCTTATCATTAAACCAATGGTGTTTTGTGCTAACTTGGAGAAGACTATTGTTCCAAAG GTAAAATTTTTTGAGGACATAGGGGTTCACAATGAAGGGATTGGCAGCATGCTTGTGAAGTTTCCACCTCTACTCACTTACAGCCTGCACAAGAAAATTAGACCAGTG GTTATATTCTTGATGACCAAAGCTGGAGTCACGGAGAAAGATATTGGCAAGGTTATGGCTCTTGGACCTGAGCTCTTGGGATGCAATATAGTACATAAGCTTGAtgtgaatgtaaaatattttttatctcttgGCATACGTCTTCGGCAATTGGGTGAGATGATTGCTGATTTCCCGTTGCTCCTCCGATACAATCCAGATGTCCTTCGTCCCAAGTATATTTATCTGCGAAAATCCATGGTCAGGCCTTTGGAAGATGTCATTGAGTTTCCAAG GTTTTTCAGTTATTCTCTTGAGGGTCGAATTATCCCAAGGCACAAGGTTCTAGTGGAGAACCATATTAATATTAAGCTGAGATATATGTTGGCTAGCACTGACGAAGAATTCCGCAAAATGGTTAAGGGCTTGATTGGAAAGCGCAGAAGATTTGAATCTGCTGTCACAAATGAGG AAAAATGTTGA